TCCCATACTTCTCCATGATCTTTTGTCTGAGTTTTCAGATTGTGCTTTGCAACCTTGAAATTCTTGTAGAGCAGCTCAGCTTGGGATGGAGCAGCTTGCATATGTATGTCCTGTCCCTTGTCAAATGCTTCCCATGAGTGGATGTTAATCTGTTTGAACTCTAAAGCCTGGCCACTGTTTCTGTATTGGTTATCTCCCTGGATAGATGGTAAGCAAAAATATGGTTAGTATCTTAGATTATCAGAATGTGTGATACAATATAAACTACAACTAAccaaataaaatttatcattgGGATCCGCATCTGGAAGTGGATCTTCACGCATGGATCGAGTTTCAGGGTCATAATGAGCTGAATTGATATCAAGGTTCAACATGTATTTCTCGGTGTCTTCTCTGATACGCAGATTCATGAAACTAGGAATAAGTTACACCATTACTGCAACAAATAGAAACACCCAAATAAACATGTGATGATAGTTGTAGAAAAAGAGTAGGCAATACCTTACAGTTCCTGTACTACAACCACAAGATGTACGAACACGTTTTTCAACCTTTGCGAAGTCCATTTGCCTGCTCTCATCAACCTTAGCTTCATCGACCCTCAAGTCATCGTCTTCTTCGCCCCCATCACTGGTTGCATCATTACCTTCCTGGCTATTGTTCTTCTCCTCTAGTTTCTTAATCTGTTGCTCCTTCAGATATTTCTTCTGTGCATCCTCTCATAATAACTCTAAACtctttaaaataaattcaaGTTCTTATAGTTAACTCTAAACCGTGGAAGAGAGAAGGACAAAGAAGAAACAACATAATCAGTTTATCAAACAAAGATCAGAGCTTTAGATAAAACTCTTACAGATATCAAAAGACTTTCAACTAAAGTCTATATATTGATTGATATAAGCCCACATAGAAGTTGTTTGAAAGCATATTAAGACATAACACCATGGAACCCAAATTAACCTGGTGGTAGCAAATACGGAAGCGTTGAGCATAGATAAATTCCAACAAAGCCCTAATCAAATCAGCACCATCCATATAAGCCGAGAGATCACATCTGAGATTTGTTCCAGACCTTAATGGAAACCTCCCTGGGAGAAAGACGAAGAAGAATATGGGCTAGGGCTATAGCTTCGTGATAcacagatgaagaagaagaagaacctcgGATCAGGACTTGGATTCAACTCTCTATCACTTCTCTTTTTGCGAACCCTAACCTAAAACATCGAAAATGGTTAACACAAACAAAAACGTAACAGTAGACAAATGACGTGTAGAAACGAAATAAGTTGATTGGTTCTTCAAGTTTTTTCAGTTAATGACATGTAAGACTCTCAAGACTCTAAAAGTCTGATGTGTCAACACCAGGAGAGAACCTTGTGCTATTATTGTGTTGATTAGAATGTGGTAAACTTGGTATAAATTGGGAATGACCCTACGAGATCACTAAGTTGTCAAACCAAACATCTATAAATCTGAGACATCTTCAGGTGGACCAGTGTGGTGATTCTAGTATTTAATGAATCTTAAGAAAAACTTCATGTGAAAATGCTTTTAGcgccaaaaaataaattacgaaTGACTTGATCCTCTTTAGAAGTATGTAGACAGCTTTCACAGATGCAACTATAcaaatatgtatgtatatatatgtatatctacATGCATAAGCTGAGATGAACTCACTTAAGTGGTCGGAGCACCTTCTCGAGTTGAAGTCACTTTAGTTGGTTCAAGCACCTCACTGAAGAAGCTGAATCCAATTTAGCTTAATTGGTTGGAGCACCTTACGGAGTTGCAGTTTAGTTGTTTCGAGCACCTCTTTAAAGAACCCAATTCAAACTTATCTTAATTGGCTGGAGCATCTCGGCAAATCGAAGGGCATGTTTATTGGGGAGTTCTTAGGGTGAATTTCTTACCATAATATAAGAagcgtctcttaacttttaactaagaaaaactaagaacgagcttttaaataagagtttttagAGACGGTTGTTAGTTTTCCTTAGTTAAAGTTAAGAAACGGttcttatattacgctaagaaCCTCATTCTAAGAACTCCGCAATAAACATGGTCTAAGTCTCTAGCACCTGGCAGAAGAAGCTGAGTCAAATTCACCCTAATCTGTTGAAGTACCTCATCGAGTTGAAAGTTTGCCTAAAATTGGTCCAAGTAAACTCGTTTTGTAATAGTTGAGTTGAACTCGACGCAATCGGTTTGAGTATATTTCCGAGTTAAAATTTTACCAGAAAATGGTCAAATTAAACTAGTATTTTGTTGGGAATTTATTCATTTCAGTTGAATTTCTTTGGTTAGTGTGCTACAATTGATTATTGTAATCTTTCCTCATCATATGAAAAACTTTTAAGATAATAACGCCTTCTTAACCAGTTGTTCAGTATTAGTTGTTAATATATTTCTACCTTGAATTCCTTTGGTTAGAAATTTCTAACCAGATGAACATACTCTTTCTAACCAGTTGAACCCATTCTTTCTAAATCGAGATCGATTTCGTCTCTGATGATGAACCGAAGAAACTTATTAGAGATGGACTACGAAAATCCacttagggcatctccaactccactctatttttttattctaaaatatttcgAGTAAAAATGCTACCATAGTATTTCGAGTAAAAATGCTACCAAATCTGTCAGAAGCTCTCTATGTAACGCCTGCGAAGAGTCGAATCAAAACTCTGACTCTCCTTATAGACCCAAGAAGCGTCACATTTTGTCCCCAAATCTCATTCTTTCGTATTTTGAAAAAACGCTAAGTGAAAGAATCACGCTCACTGTTGGACTACATGACTGAGAGAGACGTAGTGGCTTGGACCGCATTGATCAAAAGGTACACTTCTTCCATTCATAACTCACGTGCTTGGTAGTGTTTAAGCGACTTTATGAGGAAAGGAACTGACCCGAATGAATTCACACTCTCGTGCCAAACTCACTGTCTTGTAGAAACCTGAAGGTTTTTGTTATATTGACAATGCGCTAATAAATCTCTACGCtacttgtttgattttttgggATAACACTCTAAGTACCTCCTGGAAATGAGCTCTATTTTGGGACTTGTATTGCAGGTGCGGATAAAAAGCTATTTCCACAAGATGGAAGATAGAAATTTGATCACACGGATCACTTTGATATCGGAACCTATCAGACAGCAGCAAAGCTCTGCTCCTGTTTCAGAGGTTTAAATCACAAGGCTCTGTGCCAAGTTATTACACTTTCACAAGCTTAGTGTAGCTGCTTTCTCTAAGAGGGTTTAATAAGAACATTGAGTTAGCTAATGCATTCATCTACATGTATGCTAATGCAATCTCTTCGAAATTGCAGAGAAGAGGAATCTTGTATCTTAGACTTCAATGATGATTGGTATCACAAGGAAAGGAGTAGATGCTGTTGGGCTTTTCGATGAAACGGTTGGTTACAGTAACAGACCAGACCGGATTGTTTCCATGGTGGTTCTGAGCGGTGCCGCCATGCCAGTCTAATGGAGAAAGGAGTGAAGTTATCTGTTATCAGACAATTTTGATGATCAAGAAGCCGGAACTTGAAAGTGATACACAAAGATGAaaatttggtttgtgttttaagTTACCCGTTATATGATTCTCCaccgttctttttttttgcacatTCAAGATGGCGTTTAAGATCACACGCAAACGAGGTATGAATGATTGTTGAAACTACCCAGAATCTGAAAATGGGTGAGAATCTTTCTTGATTTAACAACCATTACTGGACAAATCTCTCTCTTTTCATAGATACGGTAACGAAGAGTGGTCATACTTACTAAAGAACAAAGATCGCTATACCTTTAGATGAGGTATGGCTAACATTGATATCAGGACAATCTTAAACGGCCTCTATGGATCAAGTTCTGCTTGCCTATTTATAGTATAACTTCCCTTTCTTGTATTGAGGTTGTATAGCTTCTCTGAGTTTTCTTTATCAAAAGCAAAAGCGGTACACATGGTTTACTCGTTTTAATGTAGTTTTCTGTTGAAATGTTAACGTCAGAAGCTTCAGATCTAGACAACTAGAACCTAAACTTTGCTTGTTCGTAGATCTTTAAAaggatattttggtttattgtGGTTTAGTCTGGAAAGTGGAACCATAACTCTTATTAATGTAGAAAATTAAGCAGCAGAAGCAGAAAGTATTACATGAataagataattaaaaaaagagagtgCCGCTTAAGTAACTAAGCATCGCTGACTGCAACAGCCTCTTTAACTTCAGTGGTTGCATTGTTCTTCTCCATTGCAGGCTTCTCAACCTCAGGAACCACAAATGCTGAAACTGGAAAAGTCCTGGACAGACCAGTCGGCGTCCTGAAATTGATCTTACCTGAACTTGTTGGCTGCTCCAAGACAAGCTCACTGAGAGTGACCCAAATAAGAAGCTCTTTGGCCTTGACACCGGTCAGCTTCTTGATCTTTCCGACTTCCACCACGGCAGTGACCTCAGTGCCGTAAGAGACAAGTTTCCCAATAGTTTCGAACTTGTGAGTGATGCTCTTCTTCTGCTTCAGCCACACAACACCTGTTTCCCTGTCGTACCCAACCTCTTCTATGTCCTTCAATGGCAATAACCCATTCGGCATATTGGCCTCCTTGAGGAACACCTTAGTCTTCTCGCGGCATAACTCATCTCCTGTGTATTTCTCTGCCCTAGCTCTCACTTCATCTGTAACCAAACCCATCTTCCTGTTTTTCTTTGTTAGATATCTGTCTTTTGGGGTTTGTAGTGGTGTTGTTCGCCTTTTCCATTTATAGGTGGTGTCGTTTGAACTTACCCTTGTATCCTGCATTCAGTTACGGAAAATGCCACTGTGAGATTTATCACATGTTTCTACAAACGCTTTTAGAGTCAAAGATTAAAAGACATTGGGATGTGAAAAGTTAAACAGAATTTGAGTAATGAAAGTAGTTGATCAATTGCCTTAACTTCTGTCGGTAGATTTAGCTTTAATCTGCAAAATCTGAAACGACATATTACTTCAAAATAGCTATTCATCTTTGTAAAAGCATCCCATAccatataacaaaattttatataattggtGGATATAAGTTGTTAggtgaaatttaaatttttgggtAATCGGGATTGAAATTGGaaacgaaaaataaataaaaaatgtgatGCATTGTATAGGTGTTTATGGTTACAGTTGGGAATATTTATGGCGAAAATTAAAGTGCCCTGGGTGCGGAAACGAACGTCACGATAAGTAACCAATAATGTACTCCCCTGGTTTataataaatgtcattttaacatatttttttcttatacaaaaaatatcattttacaatttcaatgcaaattatacTTGCTTTCAGttgaaaattaattgcaaactgcattgattttataaataattttatttatctcaaatactattgatCAGACAGGTgtaactaataaataataacaaCATACATATATTTCAGCAactttcttaatctgtgtgaaAAATGTCATAGTGACACTTATTCAGAAACATATGGAGTATAAATCTGATTTTTGCATTAGTAGGTAGGACATTTAGTCACATACTCTGGTTACAACTCGCatatgagaaaaaaatcaataacaaACGAAAATGTACATCAATCAGGCTCTGAATGGAAACACGGATTAAGCGTTTGCGGATCTAGCATATCAAACAGACCGAGTGGAACAAGAGCGGATCAAGCGGATCAAGCGGCTCAAGAATGGATCAAACGGATCTAGGGGTTCAAAAAATGGATCAAACGGATCTAGCGGTCCAAAACATATATTTGAAAGGTGAAAGTGGATAAAAAGTGACCCAAAGTAatgtacaaatttaaattaatctatataaaaatttatgacACTATTTATTTCATGATTGAAAAgagttattttcaaaaatactttataaaggaagaatataaatttttatttaaaaaaatagaaaattattttgaacattacatattaatatgttttgagttttcaaattatatatgtatctGATTTTGGACgatcttaaaataattatatttgataaaaaaaacagtgtatataaatttaaaattatttctcaaaaaattaaattgttatttacttttctaaataaatttaattatttctaaaatatttattttgaattcattaaataacacaaatgattaaataaatatattgtcatATCTCATTGAAAatgatatattgtttaaaaaaaatatatatatatatatatgtatacttgTTTTGagctttaaaataaatatgcatatatatatatatatatctaattttggATGTCTTAAAAATGATTGTGGCTTTTATTGtagtatatttttagttttagtattaactaataaatcaattttttaaatatttaaaaagtaaaagaaaataacacattaagaaaaaaatgtcaaatgatAAGATAGATATAACCAAAATGATATGAAAATCAAATGGAATAATCAGtccacaaaatataaaaatgagatAACTATAGGAAATTTATATGATTAcgattattaatagtttaatgcaatatttttcagaatttacaaaaaaaaaacaaattaatgatGTCTTTTATCCACTTTGCACACTCCAGTTTTGTAGTGGAAGAGGAGAACCACTTGTGcatcaaaatttatttgttatttttgacCGCTAGTATGTCCTCTACTTTTACTGTTTCGTACGTTTGATTTTCTTAAGTATTTGTGAATGGAAGCTTTACGTGGATGAACCACTTGAGTGGGAGATCTGTCTTTTTGTCCGCCTCCCAATCAAGCTCTCAGTTAGGCCCTTCTCAAAGTTTTAGGAGGTCCAATGCataaacaatacaaaataaaCCTGCTCTCGGTATTTCCTATGCAAAAAGATAACCTAGAGGCTacaaaataaatagaataactgttaaattattttattttttgtcaacaaatttATTTAGCTAAATCCAGATTCTTCTGCCAAATATTCATGCATATGcatttattattagttaattattaaatactatattatgaaataaGTTAGGTTCATGCCCTTAGAAATCGGTAAAATAAACACATACAAtagaatctctataaattaataatattggaactttgaaattttattaatttatagaaatattaatttacaaaagttttcttattttgattttttatctaaaatatttagattttaattttattgtatagacattaactgttatttttttaaatttgaagttatattaattttattatattatttggtttatataatatatattacatagaacttaaatgtggttttagatataatattactaaatctcatcaaaataatattaagtgttaagaaaatctaaagataatttcattgtgaatattataaaaacaatataataatatgttcttatttataaaatatgtatacatattaattattaatttataattttattgggatcatatatttacatagaattttcttaCAGATTATTATCTTAtcattttatcgatttgtgtcaaattttgaaccggctAAAGTTGGAACcggtgaaatttattaatttataaaagttattattttatcaaatattaatttatagaggttttactgTATATGTTTGTAGTTCAAATTTCTGACTATAGATCTAAAAATGAACAACTTTCCTTTAATCTAAAATCTACGACCATAcccattaataataaaatttttattcaattattaatAGAAGTATCATAAACTAAAATTAGGCTCATGCTCAATGAAATAATCATACCAAAACTAAATACATTATTGGTCAAGTTTTTAGGTacttttggagttttgaagtaTTTACAACTTTATGCCACtagttttatttaaacatatgcttttaattatataaataaaagagtTTTTTGCAAATTTGACTCAAAAATGAAAGTCAAACGCAAAACTAACCTctccttcttttttattttatttttgctctATTCACCCCATATATTCATAttattacgaaaatgccattgagttttttttttcgaaaatggtttttttactctctcaacctcatcattttcaagtatttacaagattgccattgccatcaatacCCCACCAACAATGAACAACCTATTTGATGCTCTTAATacacctaaaatcgatttacactctttctttctcactatgaactaaaaacaacatctctttcactttgcctccatattcatccaaaaaactcaagcttttgattcaaaattttttatggttcatagagccattcaagcatactatttttggtgggttactttcgtttgaggttctgggtggctGGAGAAGACtttgtgtgctaaggaagtcatctgactagtttaaggtatgaaattaaaaatttttccagatctgttcgcgtagaagacttacccgtaagtagtctggctgtagaagacttacgggtaagtcttctggtcaaatggacgacttacttgtaagtcgtcatctttgtttgttaaaaaaatctagagaataccctcgacgacttactagtaagtcgtctagtaagtcgtctaggataaacgggttagttttgtatttgaccgaattgtgtcagatatttgatttttcctggacgacttaccagtaagtcttCTCCgcgaaaacaaaaatttcaatattttattaaagctagacgacttatatgtaagtcgtctcaggttacttttgcaattggaaaataaaacttaactatttaacatttttcagacgacttacgcggaagtcgtcaagtaagacgacttacttgaaagtcgtccgaTTTACTcgaaagtcgtccaggataagcaaaatcgtccagatttatttcctagattctggtcaaaccttgcttatctcggacgacttcctagtaagtcgtctacctggacgactttcaagtaagtcgtctgagtaaagttaaatatttatgtttatttttcgaattgaaaactaacctgagaagagttacaaataagtcgttaataaaatatttaaatttttgtttacccagagccgacttactggtaagtcgtccagaaaaagtcaaatatctgacacaattcggtcaaatgcaaaaccaactcGTTTTATCCCAGACGATTTACTGGTAGTAAGTCgtctagagtttttttttaacaaacaaagctggacgacgtACTTATAAGTCatcctatttaaaattcaattgcaatAATGACCTATgtggacgacttactggtatgtcgtctgcgccaatgtttagtaaactttcattttctctatatttactaatgtgttttattttgaatttatgcAGATGATGcatcagttacatgcagtgcaTGGAGAAAGGTTGTTGAAATATTGTTGTTgagattttgtggttgataatgtcaaaggagcgtgaatgtttttttttgagtgaaggttcgacacatgctgaacttcttgcaatggctcaagaagattataacctggacatgaacacaaaatctgtggagataacctactcattaccaggAGAAATGATGCTGGCTCCAGACACCCcgcctattcatgttacaagtgatagacaagttcgaaacttgctcgagataaccaaaacgcatggagtacggctttgtgtatcaagccgtagcaaggtggaaacggtttcagagttcagggaagaagatgatgaagctgatgactgttttgaagatgatgaaattgatttggttgaagatgaaaatcatgatggggaggaggacgatggagaggaggatgatggggaggaggatgctgatatctctattgttgctgaagcggacgagaatggtgaggattacaATGTTTATTGAAAggttgaagatgaagatgaggaagatCGAATGATAatagtatctatgtcaaccagagttttgttagcaaggatgcactgctttcagaacTGCGGTTGATAGCAGTGAGGCTtaggttctccttcagaatatacaagtaaacgaaaactctccttgtgacaaCATGTGTGGTAAGTGGTTGTGAATGGAAGatcagagcgagtgtgaaacatgggacaaacacgttttggataacaaagtatgtggaaagacatacatgctcagtgggagaccgaatcgctcagcggagacactgtactccgaattatgttggtaggcttttcattgaacgtgttggaatcattgatgagTTGAATctgcagcatatcactgatgcaatgaagaacatgtttggcatgaagcttgattacaccacttcatacatagcacttttatatgcacaaacattggtgagaggatcagcagaagatgggtattcacgtctgccatcatatctcgagcaaatctccttagcaaatcctgattctatcacggctatagaacttggttttatcaatagattatttttatcTGTTAAACTTTTGTGTTAAGAATTTGCAGGTTAAGATGTTTGAAGCTGATCAAAGATGGCGTTTTAGTCAGTTTGAAGTCCGGGAGTTTTGTGACAACCTTGTGGAGGGTATGGTGaaagccctcaaggacgtcagtaaaatccaaaagaagagcacaacCACACGTGCACCTGTAGCTAAGCCATCCTTATTCATCAATGAAAGATCCAAAGGTACATCTGAAAACAACCTTGAAGAtctaaaagatttttcagattctttaccaatatttgatgagtatgatgaagagctGATAGAAAAttttaggcctgggcattcggggtcccaattgggtttcggttttatccaatcgggtttcggtttttcgggtttatcaaaatcagccccactcggattatatgaaattttggttcgggaccggttcgggttctatcggattcgggtcggggttagtaaatcttcaaagaaccggtacaacccaataTATTTTCGGGTTCGAGTCccaatcggtttttcggtttaaaagtacctgatttttacctattttataaccaaaacatgcgtaaaatcggttcttcagtttttaaatacctgatttgtatctattttgtaaccaaaacttaagtaaaactgattcaaaaataaggaacatcaaccgtgatcattcaaaatcaaacgaaaaataaacatatttactgataaaaagaaaacaaaataaataaaagcataaaacgaaaatcaatttctcatgaaatgagaaacattgtttaacgaaaacaaaatctaaatctaaatactTCAATATTTAACGGCCATCTttaaccatcaaccttcatgtaatagaaccaacaaccttcatgtaatagataaatattttagatgttcaatatttcttagagtattttggataaatattaggaattgagatcatgtttggtacaagatcttttcgaggttttgaatgtttcgggttctatcggatatccatttagattcgggttcggttcggataatacccataacccgaaataccacaaaacaagatccattcggtatttacgtcgggttcggatcggttcggatttatttttttcggatcggattcggtttggattttcgggttcggtttatttgcccagccctagaaAATTTGATGACTtgtgaagataattgtgaactTCCTTTTTCAGAATCTGATCTTgtgtttgatgatgaagaaacTAATGGACTAACCTATTTtgaaccggagcatccgagtagttTAATTTTGTCTTCACATGATTTTGAGGAAGAGCCATTGGACTACCCACATCAAGGACCACGCCTTGACACTAGGAGACCCTTGGACGATGGCATACGTCCaatctttgatgaggaagacGAACTTGGTCATACCTTTGATGAGAAAGCACCAAGCATGACATCCATCAACATGGAGAATCATCATTGCTTTGATTTAGGCACAACTCCTACTTCTTTTCCCACAGGTTCACAAGATCACTGTAAGGAACTTGATTTGATTAATGTTTTGCCTGAAATGTTTGTTAAGATCAGTTCTCAAGATGTGAAACAATTTGGTTCTGACAAAGTGAAAGAATTTTGTGTTTCAAGCTCAGTTTTCAAAAACATGCTTAATTCTTTTAAAGTGTTTGAACCTGATGAACTTTTTgatcaaaaacgttttcaaaATGGGAATGACATCCATTCTGATctggttttgagttttgatcagtTTTTGAAACATAGCAAAGGTTTTGATCATCTTGAAAAGTCATTAGAGCTTGATTTGCAA
The Brassica napus cultivar Da-Ae chromosome A1, Da-Ae, whole genome shotgun sequence DNA segment above includes these coding regions:
- the LOC106421987 gene encoding pre-mRNA-splicing factor SLU7-A-like, with amino-acid sequence MDFAKVEKRVRTSCGCSTGTVREDTEKYMLNLDINSAHYDPETRSMREDPLPDADPNDKFYLGDNQYRNSGQALEFKQINIHSWEAFDKGQDIHMQAAPSQAELLYKNFKVAKHNLKTQTKDHGEVWECFYRR
- the LOC106396884 gene encoding uncharacterized protein LOC106396884 gives rise to the protein MVWDAFTKMNSYFEVICRFRFCRLKLNLPTEVKDTRVSSNDTTYKWKRRTTPLQTPKDRYLTKKNRKMGLVTDEVRARAEKYTGDELCREKTKVFLKEANMPNGLLPLKDIEEVGYDRETGVVWLKQKKSITHKFETIGKLVSYGTEVTAVVEVGKIKKLTGVKAKELLIWVTLSELVLEQPTSSGKINFRTPTGLSRTFPVSAFVVPEVEKPAMEKNNATTEVKEAVAVSDA